A genomic window from Struthio camelus isolate bStrCam1 chromosome 2, bStrCam1.hap1, whole genome shotgun sequence includes:
- the ICE1 gene encoding little elongation complex subunit 1 isoform X3, which translates to MCRRSALIALKQKMIDGDRLLTEYQQKCTELQFAEREISALRCQVEQMIQKILPLEKCQEELGSLKAELEEKKSSLKIYQESQLEYVRIKEEIVKSDAARKKLEAKVKKLEEAAAKRTQDFRQLKTEKKGLEKELKKAQGRLDGAFKEKCRKIVKHAETQSSGEDLTTDIDKEKIKLLLRELWMCIDGATGKREKEENDYILAAVQDKGRLEKRRRFVAGETVQTHQKMRKSDDKMLPWCSSLESVEKQNSVTAVQPRVGTEPFGDDRLENRTTEEDLQGCTNDDAFCEDKTIDVIVQTEGASNSSDFSDQEQKSPGGNVMDVLNWARPLPALLSPVQLSPLATQDVLFGEVTDSSDEEVDCSASAVECILDEGRVQPQSCNLFSLNEASLHGLDAEISGNLRRNEKIVHIGPTMLSKEERDAVAEQPEAATLIMSMEANKELSEESSENVETEKELTEVTAHKLEPVQEERGNVEDTHSECGTSSADSMSHNFQPQNQTEECSEVEQKEENVVLIGSVDYECKHEKHGELMKAGDGLSGERETPMAISVPEDVHLAPEQGIFVLQSEDSEEKSNVLTENEVVENEFKDVTRVNNMASDVEENTEQVIIGEEVTAAIQTEGLCAEANDKRKLSESMQSGFSSSEFFSEAEHAEDLTMQCDGGKRGLETEVDTGATEISAPSQCSEIKDDSEEILKKQYVHTEKCKLDEECKPETSNISRHYLLASATEGIGNSLYVDDTGKNVGVDRIPCSPFPKDDEQLKIREVNTAKPETVELALKLNKENILEVAESSELINRAEKGVVLDIKEGESLEVKPRWEEKDNNLLQKKSDLENLALPNFRSLALPKAACVIDVENDAANYVPPVLDFTEQNGEMKQAENTCSTLECGLSKTENLKVIESQETEFKVTQEVFGGDNSELLETEKVNTIQSVLAESKLISQEQFAKCVNQFSVTANFKCSEIKGELNKPSKEVVTENRHSSFNCEENIVKKRNNTSAILCQAASEKDFNSGLALPTQEVLETGCINPEEADPPVQVKIGLESTVPTDPNFSLQKVGRFETNFTENAASARIWENGGDETDVMCSVFNCSLASSEEGLEILPAEKENACKEPDCPGSECTQKSKAEIPGEKEQPVDEEPQPLLKTQILGANSSDDNFRFQELFCEELGCKTSVGEVATDPSRTDELRAGGKSKELDSVETSEKSGSERSENASEIPEQSKESEEEGCPIQKDRYVKWSDCVPGFREELRASGTAVGDGDYHQVCKCHSTTPPRNTVMASHLKADTIADTDACCETNTSSSTVNELSSLVGEGYPEDLPSTSNKRKLLLLTSENTEGACECRGGSNTAGWKDGSEESLIKAGTSEESLAVHSAPKNRLPLCQMLTTFSETNSLAIKTSELNTTLALSNFLEVNDSGKLQSNAEQSLLHSVDKEVSVFEEYNHNQTLTVCNLRDSTTDVMLGGSEPSRCSSCTSCPQKDFLKSDEKKFSVKPLPNPAPSDAVCDSQAVSQPSELQKATCEKPCTLESGSCVDVGLEKSSKLKCQVQEPSEVLTVSAETAVQATHGRLSKRLFQGKGRKKTLKAKLTQSVLANADTSVPLKCSSETLNKIRQEMGPPLPPLLLPLLATPPRAVYSASPVMPSSVQSSLFSPLDDLISPLRETPVPPLMSPLTDTPTVKSALLFSPPSPSEVAVGRRILSSPLKFCTSIPKHALPVPGRFPLFAADSAAPVVAQENSVKILDTMYPELSARARTLNILKGNIQLNRSALSDGQNLPGPVTQIGGFKAIASTSTAFVKTGSNLKSDSSKEQHKDMQNQQLFSGSLNHLGKRTLMPMSMPRSAKRLRLDSEPPKLEPSDIAAVGATENMMSEAQGPLHVKSCEIDDSAHSSGSEASLPVKVVIDTDCQIVTVALKKIAESCFDLLPVIRSHVYVGNISKIPVMTDEEKEVVYEFGITNKHLAESLLHTILSKLKTRKTASNRNFTQALCRVYVGICRQLGDLERARLFSYSLLKEDFPDSDKLILFVTNVWPDIFFFQGVINKAMQLVIRQRVKDEVLTCLSAYLNWEQSSSLDAGVMVSSLLVEMQSCPKVEFQSSERYGEDLNEDAWQYIFAIDLLCSHMKWGWTHDNVISKVLWPSMDKWVKNRKGHEVVQSIPDTVIASTFRLIGRLGQIGLKEGYLSAVRNVSSVIGLFVQHAKEEDVPWGVQLAAIYSLCDLGSSNPVGIVEAIHAWKATALKSIPFAVTSGIAEITSVCKMDLS; encoded by the exons aaaaaataaaactcttattGAGAGAGCTCTGGATGTGTATTGACGGTgcaacaggaaaaagagagaaagaggaaaatgattaCATCTTGG ctgctgttcAGGATAAGGGACGACTTGAAAAAAGAAGACGCTTTGTTGCAGGAG AAACTGTACAAACCCACCAAAAGATGAGGAAATCTGATGACAAAATGCTACCTTGGTGTTCTTCACTAGAAAGCGTTGAAAAGCAAAATTCTGTAACAGCTGTGCAGCCTCGAGTAGGCACGGAGCCTTTTGGAGATGACCGTCTGGAAAACAGGACTACTGAGGAAGATCTGCAAGGTTGTACTAACGATGATGCTTTTTGTGAGGACAAAACTATAGATGTGATAGTACAGACAGAAGGGGCAAGCAACAGTTCAGACTTTTCTGATCAGGAGCAAAAAAGCCCAGGTGGAAATGTGATGGATGTACTGAATTGGGCCAggcctctccctgctctgctttctccagTACAGCTTTCACCACTAGCTACGCAG GATGTATTGTTTGGAGAGGTCACGGATTCCAGCGATGAAGAAGTTGATTGCAGTGCTTCTGCAGTGGAGTGTATTTTAGACGAAGGCAGAGTTCAGCCTCAGAGTTGTAATCTGTTCAGCCTGAATGAAGCGTCTCTGCATGGTCTTGATGCAGAAATCTCAGGTAACCTGAGAAGGAATGAAAAGATTGTTCATATTGGTCCAACGATGCTAAGCAAGGAGGAGAGAGATGCTGTAGCAGAGCAACCTGAGGCGGCTACTTTAATTATGAGCATGGAAGCTAACAAAGAGCTTTCAGAGGAGAGTTCTGAGAATGTGGAAACTGAGAAAGAACTAACTGAAGTAACGGCACATAAATTAGAACCTGTTCAAGAAGAGAGAGGGAATGTTGAGGACACGCATAGTGAATGTGGAACCTCTTCAGCTGATAGTATGTCACACAATTTCCAGCCTCAGAATCAGACGGAAGAATGTAGTGAGGTAGAGCAAAAAGAGGAGAATGTAGTCTTAATTGGATCTGTTGATTATGAGTGTAAGCATGAAAAGCATGGTGAGTTAATGAAAGCAGGAGATGGTTTATCAGGAGAGAGGGAAACTCCCATGGCAATATCTGTTCCTGAAGATGTTCACTTGGCACCTGAGCAAGGCATCTTTGTGCTTCAAAGTGAAGATTCTGAGGAGAAATCTAACGTGTTGACGGAGAATGAAGTAGTTGAAAATGAATTCAAAGATGTAACCAGAGTAAATAATATGGCAAGTGATGtagaagaaaacacagaacagGTGATAATTGGAGAGGAAGTAACAGCTGCAATACAGACAGAAGGACTGTGTGCAGAGGCAAATGACAAGAGGAAGCTCTCTGAAAGCATGCAGTCTGGTTTCAGTAGTTCTGAATTCTTCAGTGAAGCAGAGCATGCTGAAGACCTGACGATGCAGTGCGATGGGGGGAAAAGAGGCCTAGAGACTGAGGTAGACACTGGAGCTACTGAGATCTCTGCTCCTTCTCAGTGCTCTGAAATAAAAGATGACAGTGAAGAGATACTGAAGAAACAATATGTGCATACAGAAAAATGTAAACTGGATGAAGAGTGCAAACCAGAAACTTCTAATATCTCTAGACATTACTTACTTGCATCAGCTACCGAAGGAATCGGAAATTCATTGTATGTAGATGACACAGGCAAAAATGTAGGTGTGGACAGAATTCCTTGCTCACCCTTTCCAAAAGATGATGAACAGCTCAAAATTCGAGAGGTGAATACTGCCAAACCTGAGACTGTTGAATTAGCCCTGAAAttgaacaaagaaaatattctggaagTAGCTGAATCATCAGAATTAATCAATAGAGCAGAAAAAGGAGTAGTATTAGATATAAAGGAGGGGGAATCTTTAGAAGTTAAACCGCGCTGGGAAGAAAAAGATAataatttattgcaaaaaaaGTCAGACTTGGAAAATCTGGCCCTACCAAACTTCAGAAGTTTGGCCCTACCAAAGGCAGCATGCGTTATTGATGTGGAAAATGATGCAGCTAATTATGTCCCACCTGTGTTAGATTTTACAGAACAAAATGGTGAAATGAAACAAGCTGAAAACACGTGTAGTACCTTAGAATGTGGGCTGTCTAAAACTGAGAACTTAAAAGTGATCGAATCTCAAGAGACTGAATTCAAAGTTACACAAGAAGTTTTTGGAGGGGACAACAGTGAGCTGTTAGAAACAGAGAAAGTGAATACCATCCAATCTGTCTTAGCAGAAAGCAAACTTATTTCTCAGGAACAATTTGCAAAATGTGTAAATCAGTTTTCAGTAACTGCAAATTTTAAATGTAGTGAGATAAAAGGGGAATTAAATAAGCCAAGCAAGGAAGTGGTGACTGAGAACCGTCACAGTTCATTTAACTGTGAAGAGAATATTGTGAAGAAGAGAAATAACACTTCAGCAATCTTATGCCAGGCTGCTTCAGAAAAGGATTTTAACAGTGGACTGGCTTTGCCTACTCAAGAGGTCTTGGAAACAGGCTGTATAAATCCTGAAGAAGCAGATCCTCCTGTTCAAGTGAAAATTGGCTTAGAATCCACAGTGCCTACTGATCCAAATTTCAGTCTTCAGAAAGTTGGCAGGTTTGAAactaatttcacagaaaatgctgCTTCTGCCCGTATATGGGAAAACGGGGGAGATGAAACGGATGTTATGTGTAGTGTGTTTAACTGCTCTTTGGCAAGCTCGGAAGAGGGTTTGGAGATCTTACCTGCTGAAAAAGAGAATGCATGCAAAGAACCAGACTGCCCTGGGAGCGAatgcacacagaaaagcaaagcgGAAATTCCGGGTGAGAAGGAACAGCCAGTAGATGAAGAACCTCAGCCACTGCTAAAAACACAGATCCTGGGTGCCAACTCCTCTGATGATAATTTCCGCTTCCAAGAGCTTTTTTGTGAAGAATTAGGATGCAAGACTTCTGTGGGGGAGGTTGCTACAGATCCTTCTAGAACTGATGAActaagagctgggggaaaaagcaaagaattgGACAGTGTTGAGACATCTGAGAAAAGTGGCAGTGAAAGGTctgaaaatgcttctgaaatcccagagcagagcaaagaATCTGAAGAGGAAGGCTGTCCCATACAAAAAGACAGGTATGTCAAATGGTCTGACTGTGTTCCAGGGTTCAGAGAGGAGTTGAGAGCTTCTGGGACAGCGGTGGGGGATGGCGATTACCACCAAGTATGTAAATGTCATTCGACAACGCCCCCCAGAAACACTGTGATGGCTAGTCATTTAAAAGCAGATACTATAGCAGATACGGATGCATGCTGTGAAACTAACACCTCTTCAAGTACTGTAAATGAGTTGTCATCTTTGGTCGGGGAGGGTTATCCTGAAGACTTACCATCTACCAGTaataaaagaaagcttttattaTTGACCTCTGAAAATACTGAgggtgcctgtgaatgcaggggaGGTTCTAATACAGCTGGATGGAAGGATGGCAGTGAGGAAAGTCTGATAAAAGCTGGAACTTCAGAAGAAAGCCTTGCAGTGCACAGTGCTCCAAAAAATAGGTTACCGCTATGCCAGATGTTAACGACATTCTCAGAAACGAACAGTCTGGCTATAAAAACCAGTGAATTAAATACAACGTTAGCACTTAGCAATTTCTTAGAAGTAAACGATTCTGGAAAACTTCAGTCAAACGCGGAGCAAAGTCTACTACATAGTGTTGATAAGGAGGTATCAGTGTTTGAAGAATATAATCATAATCAAACTCTCACTGTTTGCAACTTGAGAGACAGCACCACTGATGTTATGCTAGGAGGTTCTGAGCCTTCTCGTTGTAGCAGTTGTACCTCTTGTCCTCAGAAGGACTTTCTGAAGAGCgatgaaaaaaagttttcagtcaaGCCTCTTCCAAATCCAGCTCCGTCTGATGCAGTATGTGATTCTCAGGCAGTCAGCCAGCCTTCCGAGTTGCAAAAAGCAACGTGTGAAAAGCCATGCACGTTGGAGTCAGGATCTTGTGTGGATGTTGGTCTCGAAAAGAGCAGTAAATTGAAGTGCCAAGTGCAAGAACCATCTGAAGTCTTGACTGTTTCAGCTGAGACAGCTGTCCAAGCAACGCATGGCAGGCTATCCAAGAGACTGTTTCaaggtaaaggaagaaaaaaaaccctcaaagctaAACTGACTCAATCAGTTCTTGCAAATGCTGATACATCTGTACCACTGAAATGCTCATCCGAGACTCTAAATAAAATCAGACAGGAGATGGGTCCTCCTCTGCCCcctttgctgctgcctttgcttgctACTCCCCCGAGAGCTGTGTATTCCGCATCCCCAGTAATGCCTTCATCTGTTCAATCCTCCTTGTTTTCTCCTCTTGATGATCTGATATCCCcactccgtgaaactcctgttccTCCTCTGATGTCTCCTTTGACAGATACTCCCACAGTCAAATCTGCccttttattttcccctccatCTCCTTCAGAAGTGGCAGTAGGTAGAAGAATTCTCTCTTCACCTTTGAAATTTTGTACTTCCATTCCAAAGCACGCACTTCCCGTTCCAGGAAGATTTCCTCTATTTGCAGCTGATAGTGCTGCTCCGGTTGTTGCTCAGGAGAACTCTGTGAAAATACTGGACACTATGTATCCAGAGCTATCTGCAAGGGCAAGAACACTAAACATTTTGAAAGGCAATATTCAGCTTAACCGAAGTGCCCTGTCAGACGGCCAAAATTTGCCAGGACCTGTGACTCAAATAGGTGGGTTCAAAGCAATTGCATCTACGTCAACTGCTTTTGTTAAAACTGGGAGCAATTTGAAATCTGACAGTAGCAAAGAACAACACAAAGACATGCaaaatcagcagttgttttccGGCTCACTGAATCATCTTGGGAAAAGGACATTAATGCCAATGTCTATGCCAAGAAGCGCAAAGAGGCTGAGATTGGACAGTGAACCACCAAAGCTAGAGCCCAGTGACATTGCTGCTGTTGGAGCTACTGAAAATATGATGTCTGAAGCGCAGGGACCTTTGCACGTCAAGAGCTGTGAAATCGATGATTCAGCACACAGTTCCGGTTCAGAAGCGTCTTTACCCGTAAAGGTGGTTATTGATACTGATTGCCAGATAGTTACTGTGGCATTGAAGAAAATTGCTGAATCCTGTTTTGACTTGTTGCCTGTTATTCGAAGTCACGTGTACGTGGGCAATATCTCCAAGATTCCAGTAATGACAGATGAAGAGAAAGAAGTTGTCTATGAATTTGGTATCACAAACAAG CATTTAGCAGAGTCACTGCTGCACACTATTCTCAGTAAACTCAAGACTCGGAAGACAGCTTCAAATCGCAATTTCACTCAGGCTCTCTGTAGAGTTTATGTAGGAATTTGTCGGCAGCTGGGAGACTTGGAAAGAGCCCGATTATTCAGCTATAGCTTACTTAAAGAAG aCTTTCCAGACTCGgataaattgattttatttgtcACAAATGTGTGGCCTGACATATTTTTCTTCCAAGGCGTGATTAACAAAGCTATGCAATTAGTTATCAGGCAGCGTGTCAAGGACGAGGTGCTGACCTGTTTGAGTGCTTATCTCAACTGGGAACAG AGTTCATCTTTGGATGCTGGTGTTATGGTCTCAAGCCTGCTTGTAGAAATGCAGTCATGTCCAAAAGTAGAATTTCAGTCGAGTGAGCGGTATGGAGAAGATCTGAATGAAGATGCTTGGCAGTACATATTTGCTATTGATCTACTCTGCTCCCACATGAAGTGGGGTTGGACACATGACAATGTCATAAG CAAAGTGCTTTGGCCTTCTATGGATAAGTgggtaaaaaacagaaaaggtcaTGAAGTGGTCCAGTCCATTCCTGATACTGTGATAGCATCAACATTCAGACTAATTG gtCGACTGGGCCAAATAGGTTTGAAGGAAGGATATCTTTCTGCTGTGAGGAATGTTAGTTCTGTAATTGGACTATTTGTACAGCATGCAAAAGAAGAAG ATGTGCCCTGGGGAGTGCAGCTGGCAGCCATATATTCATTGTGTGACTTGGGTTCAAGCAATCCAGTAGGTATTGTTGAGGCCATCCATGCTTGGAAAGCAACAGCTCTAAAGAGCATCCCTTTTGCTGTCACGAGTGGCATAGCTGAAATCACTTCTGTGTGTAAAATGGACTTAAGCTAA